The genomic segment TCACAACAGAGACTCGTTTAAACAACTGTTGCTGGATGTGGTGAATATTTTACTTACCTAATAATCGAGTcgagatttttatgaaaatttcgaaatgtttatctcttttcattcgttacgcgtattaataatagttacgaataaaattagaataaaattagaacGAACGGAAAAAGATGCTATCGGCTCGATTCCAATTTTCTCATTCCACTTTCATTATCATGGTGAAAGCGTATCACGGTGTACCATGGGCACATAAAGAGAAGTAAAACGGTAAAAGCcagatacatatgtacatactatatgtattttaatatagctACGTATACTAGAGGAAATTGATCTTACAACGAACAAGATTTTAGAACCAATTATTGCAATCTAGAGCTTCCTACCAGAGGTAGGTAAATAAGAGTCTTAGCTTAAACGTACTGACTAATACTATACTAAGAAAACTTGACGAAAATGTTGCGAAACATCGTGAATGTCGAACGGTAATGAGCGAATACGtagatatgtatgtatatcagCCGTTCGGTGATTCAAGAGTCGAAGTCAGGGAGTAATTATAAGTAACTGTCTGATTAAAGGAAAAAGATCGCATAGGTTGTTGGGCGGTTTAAGAAAAGCTGAAAACGATAAGAAATAAGACAAGGTCGTGCTTTCCATTGAAAGCAAATAACGCCAAGGTTAGATCGTTATCGAGCAGAGGAATGATTTAATATCGGAGAATCCGCTCGCTCAAGGGAGAAGGAGAGACAACGGAGACGGGACCGGAGGTAACGGCAATGGGATTTATCGAAGGCCAGAGATTTCGATCAAGGTGACCGATTGCCCGGAGCCAACGAGCCTCGTTCAGCCTCGCGTTTCACGCTTCGCGCTTCATGCCTCCGGCATATTCGGTGCTCGTCATTCGGTCGATTTTTACTCGATGATGATCCTGTTTCTCGAACAGAGAAACGTGGAACGAGACGAAAGATTACTCGGTGCATTACCGAGATGTCGGATCGGTTAACCCTTTACACTTTATACCGTGAAATAAGCAAGTGTGTTAAACAGGgggttttcttcttttatagtTTGTGGTAGCGGTACGATATATCATTCAAACAAATACAATGTACCGTTACGCGTCGTACGCATGGTAATCGTATGCATGATTATGAAAGAGGTATGACAATGAGTTGAAAATCTGGAAAAatccaatttattattacgtgaaataatatacatatagagtAATATGCTGCAAGTATTCtagtaaaataattgtaaatcgaTCGTTTTTTAAACACGCACAAATTTCTAATCGTGCctatattttacgaaaaatttaaatatcaacttaaattaaacatttgtCGTTAacgatttcatttaattaaaattaaatttactttcttgtcagtttacgttatatatcttttaaataaaattgtatcgattatattttctatacgcgttgtcattattattcatttttatggaGAAAACTTTTATTCTTTCCTCTCTTGCTCTTATATGTAttgggttgacaactaagtgattgcggattttgtcattacatGGTAATTGGATGGTAATTagatggtaatgacaaaatccgcaatcacttagttgtcaactCAATATTTCAGAGACCGCTTTATCACAGAAAATACGTAGTCGCTCGCTCGAATTATAAGCTTCTGAAAAATATcacttataaatatatatccttATTACTTCAAGTTTGTCGTTTCCTCCCTTATATACACATAgcgattttcaataatttagaaGTTTAAGATGAAAGAAAAGACATTTCTTCCTCGATAAATTATACCAATTACGCTTTTCACATTCTCTAAAATcttcaaaataatatacatttcaGACGTTGATGGAAAAAGTGTTTTCATTGTTCGACCGCAATCAGGATAAAATATTGACGCAGGATGAGTGGATCGAATTCTTGAAGGGAAGATTGAAGTGAGAgctattatatgtatacatatatgtattatctGCAAAATCatgttacaaataataaacacTATCTTTCTACATTTATTGTTCATATATCACGTACGTTGTATTAAACTTGTATGTTATTGTAACAGAAATGACAAACCAAACGATCTTATTATCCAGCTCGAGAACGTTGCATACAGCATATGCGGCGATAATCCTGTAACTTTTCCGAAATTTCAACAGATATTTTCTACTAAAGAGGTAAGCGTTATCGTTAAATGGCATTTGCGTGCctctataaatatgtatacacagACGTACGTTTACTAGGACACCgatgtatgtacgtacatgCATATATTACAGATCgtagataaattatttcgaagGATCGACGAAGAGAACTTGGGATATGTAACATCGTTTCAAATCATGGAATTCCTCTCGACCATTAGCAACACAAGGTAACTTTACTATTACTATTGTCGTATAATTATCTGgcagaaatttttatcaacgatATATCCTAATTTCTTAAGATCTTCTATTACGCGTATTTGTCAATGGCTCGTTGATgtcttataaaatttgttcaaagaCCACTCGCCGGCTTCGACAAGCGCAGCTTGGAATGGCTGGAAAAACTTTTTAAACAGACGGTGGGCAATGAAAAGGAAATTAGGCGCGAGGAATTTAACAAAATCGTCACTTCGAAGAACGTAGGCAGAGGGCATAAGTATTTCGCATTTCAAATTTGCACTTTAATATTCTTCTCTTGCTTTTTTTCTtacttctttttctgtttacAATTCTATTTCGTTCACTTTATAATACGAAATATCAGATATACGACACCATTGATTGGTTACCCCTTGTTTGTTGTATCTCGGTACTTTACTTACCATGCATATCTATCAATCATTGATTCAACTTCAACCATCAACATAGTACTATCAACGATCAACAAGTATGAAAAGAACAGTAAATCTTCACATGCTCTTGAAATATAATCGgagatataatttcttttcagcCGTTTTTCACCGACCGGGTGTTCCAAATTTTCGACAAGGATAATTCTGGAACGATATCGCTTCAAGAGTTCCTCGATGCGATGCATCAGTTCGCTGGAAAAAGTCCCGACGATAAGATAAAATTTCTCTTCAAAGTTTACGACATAGATGGTGAAGtaactttaaatattaaacaaaatttttatcagaTGAAAACAAAGTGCTACCTATAATAATCGTTATCGAATCTAAACTGTTGTAAAATCTGTTGTTCGTGACGGATTAGGTGACGGATTAATACAACTTCGTGAATTGGAACACGTGATGAGAGCCTGTATGGAAGAAAATGGTATACAATTTAACGAAGAACAAATCGAGGAATTAACTATGGCTCTGTTTGATGATGCTGATCAAGCTAACCGAGGTGCCATCACCTTTGAAGCCTTAAAAAAACAATTGGAGAAACACGAAGGcctattagaaaatttatcgattagGTGAAAAGAGCTTTATCTCAAAATCACTTTTcccgtttattttaattgggAATCCGCTTGTCCgatattataacttatacctaTAAAAACTCTTAACAACGAATATTGAATTACAGTATCGACCGATGGCTGGTACCGCCAAAGCCGGAAACCAAGCGAAAATCACGGTTAGAATTTCTCACCACTTCACTGCGTCCTTATCAGTTAACGAAGCCATATATGAAAAACAATTACGTTTACATCGTTTTCATCTCGATCTTCGTCTCAATCAATGTGGCCTTATTCGTAACAAGACTCTACGAATATAGAACGTCTAATGGCTACGTCATGGTTGCGCGTGCCTGTGGTAAAAGTTTCTTAGcctatttctatatttcataaatcacCCTGACTGATCATTATCAGACTGGTCACACGGTATATCATTCGTATTTTCATAAACGTAATTTTAATACAGGTCAGTGTTTAAACTTCAACTGCAGTTTCATCCTGGTTCTTATGTTGCGTCAGTGCATTACCTTCCTACGAACTCATCGCTTTAATTCTGTACTGCCATTAGATCAACATATCTATCTTCACAAAGTGACTGGAGCTCTAATTGGTATCTTCAGCGTAGTACACACGGTGATGCACCTTCTTAATTTTGGTACGATATCACATTGTATCACGATACGATACAATTGGGGGTAGTGAAAATAAAGTTAAGCTCAAGCTTCTCTCTCTAGAACAAGTACAGTATATCGGGTCGTGCGTAAAGTTCCGTCGAATTTCCCAAGAAGAATgctcaaaaattattcttctttaGTCAACTGTAATATTCATTCGGATATCAACTTGAGTAATTAAGGAAAATTGTATTCTAAATGCGTTAAATGTTTTTAGGCACTATAGTGGTGTATGACGAGGCTTTTAACTACAATAACTATACAATGTCTGAGTGGCTATTAACAAGTCGGCCAGCTCTATTTGGGCTCATAGGAGGTTATGCAAACCCAACTGGAGTCATCCTTATCGTTCTTCTTGCCGTAATAACGATGTGCTCCATGCCATTTGTTCGACGCGGTGGATGTTTCGAGGtaataagtaatttttcattgcaGCCGTTAAATCATCGTACAATTAGACGAGTAAATTGACAAGTATATCGATCGATAGCctttagagagagagagagagagagagagaatccGAAGTAATGGTGTAACTCTTTAAGAAACATTGTTCCCCAAATTTGTTAAGTTCTACAAGACATCATAGCTACAAGACCTACAAGAGATATTTTCTATAGAAATATGgcaattcatttttatcgtataacaCGACTATGCCTATAGCctatattgaaataaacataacataaaatagagaataagattaatattaatattttacaggtattttattggtcACACTTATTATACATACCATTCTGGATTTTGACGATACTACACGGACCGAATTTCTGGAAATGGTTCATAGGACCAGGTACCATATACATGCTGGAAAGGATACGTCGAATTGCCTGGTCTCGTTCACAATTGGGAAAAACGTACATAAGCTCAGGCCTTCTGTTACCATCGAGAGTGACGCATTTAGTCATCAAGAGACCTCCACATTTCGTCTTCCATCCCGGCGATTATGTTTTCGTCAACATTCCAGTTATAGCACGTTACGAATGGCATCCTTTCACTATTAGCAGCGCTCCAGAACAAGAAggttcaaataatttattttacacaactaatttaaaattatgcgTTTATTTTAGCGTTTCTT from the Bombus fervidus isolate BK054 chromosome 12, iyBomFerv1, whole genome shotgun sequence genome contains:
- the Nox gene encoding NADPH oxidase isoform X1, producing the protein MESDISHMEGELIERRRATTLEECSRIIGVNGVARHNRDSFKQLLLDVTLMEKVFSLFDRNQDKILTQDEWIEFLKGRLKNDKPNDLIIQLENVAYSICGDNPVTFPKFQQIFSTKEIVDKLFRRIDEENLGYVTSFQIMEFLSTISNTRPLAGFDKRSLEWLEKLFKQTVGNEKEIRREEFNKIVTSKNPFFTDRVFQIFDKDNSGTISLQEFLDAMHQFAGKSPDDKIKFLFKVYDIDGDGLIQLRELEHVMRACMEENGIQFNEEQIEELTMALFDDADQANRGAITFEALKKQLEKHEGLLENLSISIDRWLVPPKPETKRKSRLEFLTTSLRPYQLTKPYMKNNYVYIVFISIFVSINVALFVTRLYEYRTSNGYVMVARACGQCLNFNCSFILVLMLRQCITFLRTHRFNSVLPLDQHIYLHKVTGALIGIFSVVHTVMHLLNFGTIVVYDEAFNYNNYTMSEWLLTSRPALFGLIGGYANPTGVILIVLLAVITMCSMPFVRRGGCFEVFYWSHLLYIPFWILTILHGPNFWKWFIGPGTIYMLERIRRIAWSRSQLGKTYISSGLLLPSRVTHLVIKRPPHFVFHPGDYVFVNIPVIARYEWHPFTISSAPEQEGYIWLHIRAVGEWTNSLYSYFEKEQIKLQRNNIFSVESCSSTDAPKKIYLNEKQQLNANDKILFPNTTNGNHRCFDNSVFVPDSEKIIHSPQSASGTADNNTLTNKRELCHSLFTSRTPLEKSISVPNMLSGRKKSERLAVLRDYTRSESERNFNDREIRHKRLKSLDQAYSSPQNKGLAQSFRYMRNKPTIIAFKTPSLENYELESTTSANGYIMPQTTVDEYGRKSSNNPIIITMQAAAEEGRLQMKFEETSKRDYDDMKSDAPSNITPNYTVGKPLEIFLDGPYGAPSSHIFQAQHAVLIATGIGVTPFASILQSIMHRYWKARHTCPKCKFSWASEIPPTVMHLRKANFFWINRDQRSFEWFVNLLSQLEMEQAELGIAMERFLEMHMYITSALQKNDMKAVTLQLAMDLVHQMEKRDLITGLKTRTNAGRPNWDKVFKQLQDQKKGKVTVFYCGPPQLARILRYKCDQFGFIFRKESF
- the Nox gene encoding NADPH oxidase isoform X2; translated protein: MESDISHMEGELIERRRATTLEECSRIIGVNGVARHNRDSFKQLLLDVTLMEKVFSLFDRNQDKILTQDEWIEFLKGRLKNDKPNDLIIQLENVAYSICGDNPVTFPKFQQIFSTKEIVDKLFRRIDEENLGYVTSFQIMEFLSTISNTRPLAGFDKRSLEWLEKLFKQTVGNEKEIRREEFNKIVTSKNPFFTDRVFQIFDKDNSGTISLQEFLDAMHQFAGKSPDDKIKFLFKVYDIDGDGLIQLRELEHVMRACMEENGIQFNEEQIEELTMALFDDADQANRGAITFEALKKQLEKHEGLLENLSISIDRWLVPPKPETKRKSRLEFLTTSLRPYQLTKPYMKNNYVYIVFISIFVSINVALFVTRLYEYRTSNGYVMVARACGQCLNFNCSFILVLMLRQCITFLRTHRFNSVLPLDQHIYLHKVTGALIGIFSVVHTVMHLLNFGTIVVYDEAFNYNNYTMSEWLLTSRPALFGLIGGYANPTGVILIVLLAVITMCSMPFVRRGGCFEVFYWSHLLYIPFWILTILHGPNFWKWFIGPGTIYMLERIRRIAWSRSQLGKTYISSGLLLPSRVTHLVIKRPPHFVFHPGDYVFVNIPVIARYEWHPFTISSAPEQEGYIWLHIRAVGEWTNSLYSYFEKEQIKLQRNNIFSVESCSSTDAPKKIYLNEKQQLNANDKILFPNTTNGNHRCFDNSVFVPDSEKIIHSPQSASGTADNNTLTNKRELCHSLFTSRTPLEKSISVPNMLSGRKKSERLAVLRDYTRSESERNFNDREIRHKRLKSLDQAYSSPQNKGLAQSFRYMRNKPTIIAFKTPSLENYELESTTSANGYIMPQTTVDEYGRKSSNNPIIITMQAAAEEGRLQMKFEETSKRDYDDMKSDAPSNITPNYTVGKPLEIFLDGPYGAPSSHIFQAQHAVLIATGIGVTPFASILQSIMHRYWKARHTCPKCKFSWASEIPPTVMHLRKEKRDLITGLKTRTNAGRPNWDKVFKQLQDQKKGKVTVFYCGPPQLARILRYKCDQFGFIFRKESF
- the Nox gene encoding NADPH oxidase isoform X3 gives rise to the protein MEFLSTISNTRPLAGFDKRSLEWLEKLFKQTVGNEKEIRREEFNKIVTSKNPFFTDRVFQIFDKDNSGTISLQEFLDAMHQFAGKSPDDKIKFLFKVYDIDGDGLIQLRELEHVMRACMEENGIQFNEEQIEELTMALFDDADQANRGAITFEALKKQLEKHEGLLENLSISIDRWLVPPKPETKRKSRLEFLTTSLRPYQLTKPYMKNNYVYIVFISIFVSINVALFVTRLYEYRTSNGYVMVARACGQCLNFNCSFILVLMLRQCITFLRTHRFNSVLPLDQHIYLHKVTGALIGIFSVVHTVMHLLNFGTIVVYDEAFNYNNYTMSEWLLTSRPALFGLIGGYANPTGVILIVLLAVITMCSMPFVRRGGCFEVFYWSHLLYIPFWILTILHGPNFWKWFIGPGTIYMLERIRRIAWSRSQLGKTYISSGLLLPSRVTHLVIKRPPHFVFHPGDYVFVNIPVIARYEWHPFTISSAPEQEGYIWLHIRAVGEWTNSLYSYFEKEQIKLQRNNIFSVESCSSTDAPKKIYLNEKQQLNANDKILFPNTTNGNHRCFDNSVFVPDSEKIIHSPQSASGTADNNTLTNKRELCHSLFTSRTPLEKSISVPNMLSGRKKSERLAVLRDYTRSESERNFNDREIRHKRLKSLDQAYSSPQNKGLAQSFRYMRNKPTIIAFKTPSLENYELESTTSANGYIMPQTTVDEYGRKSSNNPIIITMQAAAEEGRLQMKFEETSKRDYDDMKSDAPSNITPNYTVGKPLEIFLDGPYGAPSSHIFQAQHAVLIATGIGVTPFASILQSIMHRYWKARHTCPKCKFSWASEIPPTVMHLRKANFFWINRDQRSFEWFVNLLSQLEMEQAELGIAMERFLEMHMYITSALQKNDMKAVTLQLAMDLVHQMEKRDLITGLKTRTNAGRPNWDKVFKQLQDQKKGKVTVFYCGPPQLARILRYKCDQFGFIFRKESF